In Romboutsia lituseburensis, a genomic segment contains:
- a CDS encoding phospholipase D-like domain-containing protein encodes MENKVYNIDTNKRRINFVIREIIRNKYKNVQVYAPLYMELEIVSSIKQFFKIIELKPISNYIEIKIGKIDKDLINFYITNGLDIVGKVYSEENTKENIVVLDSYKNTKIKIDKLSHDELDVIKYCYSENSTKNHQEIENIRVTHIDHFKLRNTFLNIIKNTKQRLDIMSPWINDIACDYDVLELIKSALEKGVDINIVYGIGNGDDKRNKKSDEVANQMQHKLKSKNYKGNLSITKKDSHYKAILCDDDISMCGSLNYLSCNPENTNSIEGADLIISSEIVNIKRKLYFDAGDKNE; translated from the coding sequence ATGGAAAATAAGGTATACAATATAGATACAAATAAAAGAAGAATAAACTTTGTTATAAGAGAAATCATTAGAAATAAGTATAAAAACGTACAAGTTTATGCTCCATTATATATGGAACTAGAAATAGTAAGTTCAATAAAGCAATTCTTTAAAATTATAGAGCTTAAACCGATTTCTAATTACATAGAAATTAAAATTGGAAAAATAGATAAAGACTTAATAAATTTTTATATAACAAATGGGTTAGATATAGTAGGAAAAGTATATAGTGAAGAAAACACTAAAGAGAATATAGTTGTACTGGATTCATACAAAAACACTAAAATCAAGATAGATAAATTATCTCATGATGAACTTGATGTTATAAAATACTGCTATAGTGAAAACAGCACTAAAAATCATCAAGAAATAGAAAATATAAGAGTTACTCATATAGACCACTTTAAACTTAGAAATACATTTTTAAATATTATAAAAAATACAAAACAAAGACTAGATATTATGAGTCCTTGGATAAATGATATAGCCTGTGATTATGATGTACTAGAATTAATCAAATCAGCACTAGAAAAAGGTGTAGACATAAATATTGTATATGGAATTGGTAATGGAGACGATAAAAGAAACAAAAAATCAGATGAAGTAGCAAATCAAATGCAACATAAATTAAAAAGTAAAAACTATAAAGGTAATTTGAGTATTACCAAAAAAGATTCTCATTATAAAGCTATACTTTGCGATGATGATATATCAATGTGTGGAAGTCTAAACTATCTATCCTGTAATCCAGAAAATACAAACTCAATAGAGGGTGCAGATTTGATAATATCAAGTGAAATAGTAAATATCAAAAGAAAACTGTATTTTGATGCTGGAGATAAAAATGAATAA
- the dcm gene encoding DNA (cytosine-5-)-methyltransferase yields the protein MIKVCELFAGVGGFRLGLESASDEFKFVWANQWEPSKKVQHAFDCYVSHFGVENHVNTDISLVDKNQIPNHDLLVGGFPCQDYSVARTGAKGIQGVKGVLWWQIRDILEAKKPRFVLLENVDRLLKSPAKQRGRDFGVMLACFNDLGYSVEWRVINAAEYGFSQRRRRIFIFAFKNDTDYAKDINKEKLREWIHDTGFFQKEFPIHEIKDANGNKLISSFEDKVIEYKQEVMEYNDIVDISDDFKLEFENAGIMSNGKIYTEKTFPKYNGPFTLLKDILETDVDEKYYLDGDEAKLAKWEYLKGAKKIERTSKTGHSYIFSEGPLAFPDPIDRPARTMLTSESSINRSTHVVRDPQTDRLRLITPMEAERLNGFKDNWTNSGMPEKFRYFCMGNALVVSLVKKMGNAIKTIVDDEEQASAYDEVAITK from the coding sequence ATGATAAAAGTATGCGAATTATTCGCTGGAGTTGGTGGATTTAGACTAGGTCTAGAAAGTGCTTCAGATGAATTTAAATTTGTATGGGCGAACCAATGGGAACCAAGTAAAAAAGTACAACATGCTTTTGACTGCTATGTTAGCCACTTTGGAGTTGAAAATCATGTTAACACAGATATATCACTGGTAGATAAAAACCAAATACCAAACCACGACCTATTAGTAGGAGGATTTCCTTGCCAAGACTACTCAGTAGCTAGAACGGGAGCAAAGGGAATACAAGGAGTAAAAGGAGTTTTATGGTGGCAAATTAGAGACATACTGGAAGCTAAGAAACCTAGATTTGTACTACTAGAAAATGTTGATAGACTATTAAAATCACCAGCAAAACAAAGAGGTCGTGATTTTGGAGTAATGTTAGCATGCTTTAATGACTTAGGATACTCAGTAGAGTGGAGAGTCATAAATGCAGCGGAGTATGGATTTAGCCAAAGAAGAAGAAGAATATTTATATTTGCATTTAAGAATGATACGGATTATGCAAAGGATATAAATAAAGAAAAACTTAGAGAATGGATACATGACACAGGATTTTTCCAAAAAGAATTCCCGATACACGAAATAAAAGATGCAAATGGAAATAAACTAATATCATCATTTGAAGATAAAGTAATTGAATACAAGCAAGAAGTTATGGAATATAATGACATAGTAGATATATCTGATGATTTTAAATTAGAATTTGAAAATGCAGGCATAATGAGCAATGGAAAAATATACACAGAAAAAACATTCCCTAAATATAATGGACCATTTACATTACTAAAAGATATATTAGAAACAGATGTAGATGAAAAATATTATTTAGACGGAGACGAAGCAAAGTTAGCTAAATGGGAATACCTAAAAGGAGCTAAAAAAATAGAGAGAACTAGTAAAACAGGCCATAGCTATATATTCAGTGAAGGACCATTAGCATTTCCAGATCCAATAGACAGACCAGCTAGAACAATGCTTACTAGTGAATCATCAATAAATAGAAGTACTCATGTAGTGAGAGATCCTCAAACAGATAGACTAAGGTTAATAACACCAATGGAAGCAGAAAGACTTAATGGATTTAAGGATAACTGGACCAACAGTGGTATGCCAGAGAAGTTTAGATACTTCTGTATGGGAAATGCATTAGTAGTAAGCTTAGTTAAAAAAATGGGAAATGCAATAAAAACTATAGTTGATGATGAAGAGCAAGCAAGTGCATATGATGAAGTTGCAATAACTAAATAG
- a CDS encoding Sau3AI family type II restriction endonuclease, whose protein sequence is MKFKTEEELLNFTKNIIGKKFIDIDTQKLLATNKKDKGILGKVVETGFYGYELNSNPEADFGELGIELKVSGFKTNKNSTISAKERLVLSMIDYSEIIDEEFEFSKLIFKNKKILIIWYEYDYENKDNYGEFVIKHYQLYNMGVDEEVLKNDFNIIKSKVLKGEAHLLSEGDTSYLGACTKGAKGTDTKTQPKSNILAKPRAFSLKNGYITGILRSIDISSQVLAKYKTAQEYIYEKLKPYIGMTQKEIWEQVSGIVFKEGDAIPKNLNKMISDRIIGKDKELGKIDDVFNKVIYEIKNLPVDKDNYPLERLSFKNLHLEAFEYEWNDSEWKDYFEEISFIVITYEGSKKSKNGERVLKDVKNISFTQEDIDLFGKSYNMVREAIKSKDISKLPYPKSYENQILEIAPKGVKGDDAYNNFFKGNKTCFMMDKDFVSSKIN, encoded by the coding sequence ATGAAATTTAAAACAGAAGAAGAACTTTTGAATTTTACTAAAAACATAATTGGTAAAAAATTTATAGATATAGATACACAAAAATTACTAGCAACAAATAAAAAAGACAAAGGAATATTAGGAAAAGTAGTAGAAACTGGTTTTTATGGATATGAACTAAACTCCAATCCAGAAGCAGACTTTGGAGAACTAGGTATAGAGCTTAAAGTATCTGGATTTAAAACTAATAAAAATAGTACTATTTCAGCTAAAGAAAGACTAGTACTAAGTATGATAGACTACTCAGAAATAATAGATGAAGAATTTGAATTTAGTAAACTAATATTTAAAAACAAAAAAATATTGATAATATGGTATGAGTATGATTATGAAAATAAAGATAATTATGGAGAGTTTGTAATAAAACATTACCAACTATACAATATGGGGGTAGATGAAGAGGTATTAAAAAATGACTTTAACATAATAAAGTCAAAAGTATTAAAAGGAGAAGCTCACCTTTTATCAGAAGGGGATACATCATACTTAGGTGCATGCACAAAAGGAGCAAAAGGAACTGATACTAAAACTCAGCCTAAGTCAAATATACTAGCAAAACCAAGAGCATTTTCTTTAAAAAATGGATATATAACAGGTATACTAAGAAGTATAGATATATCGTCTCAGGTTTTAGCAAAATATAAAACAGCTCAAGAGTATATATATGAAAAACTTAAGCCATATATAGGAATGACACAAAAAGAAATCTGGGAACAAGTATCAGGAATTGTATTTAAAGAAGGAGATGCTATACCTAAGAATTTAAACAAGATGATATCAGATAGAATTATAGGTAAAGATAAAGAATTAGGAAAAATAGATGATGTATTTAATAAGGTAATATATGAAATTAAAAACTTACCGGTAGATAAAGATAACTATCCACTTGAGAGACTATCTTTTAAAAATTTACACTTAGAAGCATTTGAATATGAATGGAATGATTCTGAATGGAAAGATTATTTTGAAGAAATAAGTTTTATAGTTATAACTTATGAAGGTAGTAAGAAAAGTAAAAATGGAGAACGTGTTTTAAAGGATGTAAAGAATATATCATTTACCCAGGAAGATATAGATCTATTTGGAAAGTCATATAATATGGTTAGAGAAGCTATAAAATCTAAGGATATATCTAAATTACCATATCCTAAATCCTATGAAAATCAAATATTAGAAATTGCACCTAAAGGTGTAAAAGGAGACGATGCATATAACAATTTTTTTAAGGGAAATAAGACTTGTTTTATGATGGATAAAGATTTTGTTAGTTCTAAAATTAATTAA
- a CDS encoding helix-turn-helix domain-containing protein: MSFGERFKALRKEKGLKQQELCDDFYRVSGRKLSKSSISQYEKNKRKPEINTLIDLADYFDVTVDFLLLGTYKDRFFAHNNSTRDYILYLSNLFFKNPDIPQREKDIVFKEICMLYFDFLGI; the protein is encoded by the coding sequence TTGAGTTTTGGGGAACGATTTAAAGCATTAAGAAAAGAAAAAGGGCTGAAACAGCAAGAGTTGTGTGATGATTTTTATAGAGTATCTGGACGCAAGTTATCAAAATCATCAATATCTCAATATGAAAAAAACAAAAGAAAACCTGAAATTAATACACTAATTGATTTAGCTGACTATTTTGATGTAACAGTAGATTTTTTGCTATTAGGTACCTATAAAGATAGATTTTTTGCTCACAATAATTCAACTCGTGATTATATATTATATTTATCTAATCTATTTTTTAAGAATCCTGATATTCCACAAAGAGAAAAAGATATAGTTTTTAAAGAAATCTGTATGCTTTATTTTGACTTTTTAGGTATATAG
- a CDS encoding UvrD-helicase domain-containing protein — MNNKIKYSVVLYIDKDIKRKDLAAINSLLESGIKIIIFTTEDISKKLESPLMNQYKKKRYLSIYYVDTDNINLETDNIEITDNDESYKVEKIVSIDGDNRSKIVELHKKNEEYCKIHNLKNEFNIGQYEAEHASESAKFIIVEAGAGAGKTTTMIDRVSFLTEKHNVDLESIHMITFTRESTKTMKEKIEKYFTEKFNTSKEKSKYRDKIEKQGNMVIRTIDAYFKDLVSTIGVELGCNQNTSIKSYKHIKQNLIKSFLDGEFYESDKDKENLYKLLTQVIKEIPLYDLEKNILNFWNKLQAQGIHDEEIVNLNWGGVDKTSSPRINSLINKLLEEAMKILPKKIEKIKKENNEIELVDFTIKLQEYLDIGNHDGEDKIDKIRNVMKNKNFNPRYILIDEFQDTNSDQIKIMVAINKILANQIFIVGDKKQGIYRFRGAKHTAFDEVRSLIGKDREDIQLKINYRTAGNVLDFMQKQEMSKWIVNGNNKFLDYELKAGSNNIGTYEKIIIEKPSDVIQSTKNIINSTNIMKQIENIITENIEIYDAKTIKAYKQAVLDKNNYDENIEELDQSVIKQIEYMLEREKVKLVTKQHVKEVLKKYKSNLTVLVRYNWEARKIKQWCDEDGVICDLDVEGNFYNCRAVRDFKYLVGAFLFDEEKYKISLKDTPYIGVSSIYSNYKNEFRNERFYVVINKIINESKVINNYYNEQLTILKEYKGMTAIERENEAKNRAKEYQMNLNKLINILKSNKSKDTGLKSVYDFLDVQIKTNRTENEEKINRDAVIKCITVHKSKGQEYKNLFIPFTNNIFIKEDRTEIIAQNKEVGYQIVQKNKIDTKKYYNNNYGKLINQEKNELREDEMRLLYVALTRVEENLIVIILENNQQNTWAELLSKRGIKQYGKYQ; from the coding sequence ATGAATAATAAAATAAAATACTCGGTGGTTTTATATATAGATAAAGATATAAAAAGAAAAGATTTAGCAGCTATAAACTCATTGCTAGAAAGCGGTATAAAAATAATAATATTTACAACAGAAGACATATCAAAAAAATTAGAAAGTCCATTAATGAATCAGTATAAGAAAAAGAGATACTTAAGCATTTATTATGTAGATACTGATAATATAAATTTAGAAACAGACAATATAGAAATTACTGATAATGATGAATCTTATAAAGTAGAAAAAATTGTATCTATAGATGGAGATAATAGAAGTAAAATAGTTGAATTACATAAAAAAAATGAAGAGTACTGTAAAATACATAACTTAAAAAATGAATTTAATATAGGTCAATATGAAGCAGAGCATGCTAGTGAAAGTGCAAAATTTATTATAGTTGAAGCAGGTGCCGGAGCCGGTAAAACTACAACTATGATAGATAGAGTTTCTTTTTTAACAGAAAAACATAATGTAGATTTAGAGTCTATACATATGATCACATTCACAAGAGAATCTACTAAAACTATGAAAGAAAAAATAGAAAAATATTTTACAGAAAAATTTAATACAAGCAAAGAAAAGTCAAAATACAGAGATAAAATTGAAAAACAAGGAAATATGGTAATCAGAACTATAGATGCTTATTTTAAAGACTTAGTAAGCACCATTGGAGTTGAGCTAGGATGCAATCAAAATACATCAATCAAAAGCTATAAACACATAAAGCAAAATTTAATAAAATCATTCTTAGATGGTGAATTTTATGAATCTGATAAAGATAAAGAAAATTTATATAAATTATTAACTCAAGTAATCAAAGAAATCCCATTGTATGATTTAGAAAAAAACATATTAAACTTTTGGAATAAGTTGCAAGCACAAGGAATACATGATGAGGAAATTGTTAATTTAAACTGGGGCGGTGTAGATAAAACCAGTAGCCCAAGAATTAATAGTTTAATAAATAAATTACTTGAAGAAGCTATGAAGATACTACCCAAAAAGATTGAAAAAATAAAAAAAGAAAATAATGAAATAGAACTGGTGGATTTTACAATTAAACTACAAGAGTATTTAGATATAGGAAATCATGATGGTGAAGATAAAATAGATAAAATAAGAAATGTAATGAAAAATAAGAACTTCAATCCTAGATATATACTAATAGACGAATTTCAAGATACCAACTCAGATCAAATAAAAATAATGGTAGCAATAAACAAAATACTAGCTAATCAAATATTTATAGTAGGTGACAAAAAGCAAGGTATATATAGGTTTAGAGGTGCTAAACACACAGCCTTTGATGAAGTAAGAAGCCTTATAGGCAAAGATAGAGAAGATATACAGCTAAAAATTAACTATAGAACAGCAGGTAACGTATTAGATTTTATGCAAAAACAGGAAATGTCTAAGTGGATAGTAAACGGTAATAACAAATTCTTAGATTATGAGCTAAAGGCAGGATCAAATAATATTGGAACATATGAAAAAATAATAATAGAAAAACCATCAGATGTAATTCAAAGCACTAAAAACATAATAAACAGTACAAATATAATGAAACAAATCGAAAACATTATAACTGAAAACATTGAAATATATGATGCAAAAACAATAAAAGCCTATAAACAAGCAGTATTAGATAAAAATAATTACGATGAAAATATAGAAGAATTAGATCAAAGTGTAATAAAACAAATAGAATATATGCTAGAAAGAGAAAAAGTAAAGCTTGTTACTAAACAACATGTAAAAGAAGTTCTAAAAAAATACAAAAGCAATCTAACAGTATTAGTTAGGTACAATTGGGAAGCTAGAAAAATAAAACAGTGGTGTGACGAAGATGGTGTAATTTGTGATTTGGATGTTGAAGGAAACTTCTATAACTGTAGAGCTGTAAGAGACTTTAAGTATTTAGTAGGAGCTTTTTTATTTGACGAAGAAAAATATAAAATTAGTCTAAAAGATACTCCATATATAGGTGTATCATCAATATACAGTAACTACAAAAATGAATTTAGAAATGAAAGATTTTATGTAGTAATAAACAAAATAATAAACGAAAGTAAAGTAATCAATAACTATTACAATGAACAACTAACCATATTAAAAGAATACAAAGGTATGACAGCTATTGAAAGAGAAAACGAAGCTAAAAATAGAGCAAAAGAATATCAAATGAATTTAAATAAACTAATAAATATACTAAAAAGCAACAAAAGTAAGGACACGGGATTAAAGTCAGTATATGACTTTTTAGATGTACAAATAAAAACTAACAGAACGGAAAATGAAGAAAAGATAAATAGAGATGCAGTAATAAAATGTATAACAGTACATAAATCAAAAGGACAAGAATACAAAAACCTATTTATACCTTTTACAAATAATATATTTATAAAAGAAGACAGAACAGAAATAATAGCACAAAACAAAGAAGTAGGATATCAAATTGTACAAAAAAATAAAATAGATACAAAAAAATATTATAACAACAATTATGGTAAATTAATAAACCAAGAAAAAAATGAACTAAGAGAAGATGAAATGAGATTGCTTTATGTAGCATTAACTAGAGTTGAAGAAAACCTAATAGTAATAATATTAGAAAATAATCAACAAAATACATGGGCAGAGCTACTAAGTAAGAGAGGTATAAAACAATATGGAAAATATCAATAA